One Drosophila virilis strain 15010-1051.87 chromosome 5, Dvir_AGI_RSII-ME, whole genome shotgun sequence DNA window includes the following coding sequences:
- the LOC6626174 gene encoding dynein intermediate chain 2, ciliary: protein MQVAKPKEGKQKKIRGSKNKGEGGGGGGDADDFDAWMKSRQLIKPDDQLDLTEAELGEEVTKVLTPTNTNVLRNLVVFSFKEGEYVSAPMPGNTVTLISFPGNSLHVDSEEARIQVEESDEIGYPLPMPNYSVVEQRETVMEGEEEGEGEGEEDEKSDIGSKHGHIAGEEEEAEEEEDEEGKATEGEAATETEAAGEDEEQGGVQQAVATPGKKRKLINQFNYCERATLTYVNPKRNVDTQTIPPPRSQFGANVLQWVIYDTYMEDYEEQQKTGHIHGDQRRRSTKKSFKKKTALAEQLNRKYVRCWQILERMINQNIYDDIGNDYRYWEDPADEYREGEGNLLPLWKFQYEKTKKMNVTEITFNPSYYDLFAVCFGSHDFLKQPNEGYLCLFTVKNPSYPDYIIQTDCGVMCCDIHPHYPFLVVIGLYDGNVAVYDLRDGCKEPMYVSRGVKCKHAECVWQIKWGPDMVDGEINFYSVSSDGCVFNWILMQNKLWVTTIITLYLENGIADGPDGTKVTLRSGGSCVQFHPTDTAVFLVGTECGLIYKCSTAFSSKYLMTYYAHNMSVYRIDYNRFDSNIFVSCSGDWRVKVWEDMRADPLFIFDLGSAVGDVKWAPYSSTVFAAVTTEGKVHVFDLNVNKYKPICVQAVVPKRKNKLTRLAFNEKLPFIVVGDEKGVTTSLKLSPNLRIMVKPPKKQLYLDQLTLQNAKLEKLLSLVRELPEGSPVPDAATTART, encoded by the exons ATGCAGGTGGCTAAGCCCAAGGAGGGCAAGCAAAAGAAG atcAGAGGATCCAAGAACAAGGGAGAAGGTGGCGGGGGTGGTGGCGATGCCGATGACTTTGATGCTTGGATGAAATCGCGCCAATTGATCAAGCCGGATGACCAGCTGGATCTGACAGAGGCCGAGCTCGGGGAGGAGGTCACCAAGGTGCTCACGCccacaaatacaaatgtgCTACGCAATTTGGTTGTGTTCAGTTTCAAGGAGGGCGAATATGTGTCGGCACCCATGCCGGGCAATACTGTGACTTTAATAAGCTTTCCGGGAAATTCGCTGCACGTGGACTCCGAAGAGGCGCGCATTCAGGTTGAGGAATCCGATGAAATCGGTTATCCATTGCCCATGCCGAACTATTCGGTGGTCGAGCAGCGGGAAACCGTAATGGAGggcgaagaagaaggcgaAGGGGAAGGCGAAGAGGACGAGAAAAGCGATATTGGAAGCAAACACGGTCATATCGCTGGCGAGGAAGAGGAAGCCGAGGAAGAAGAGGACGAGGAGGGTAAGGCAACAGAGGGCGAAGCCGCCACCGAGACCGAGGCTGCCGGCGAGGACGAGGAGCAGGGCGGAGTACAGCAAGCAGTTGCTACTCCAGGCAAAAAGCGTAAACTGATCAATCAATTCAACTATTGTGAACGAGCTACTCTGACCTATGTCAATCCCAAGCGT AATGTGGACACTCAAACCATTCCGCCGCCTCGTTCCCAGTTCGGCGCCAACGTGCTGCAGTGGGTCATCTATGACACCTATATGGAGGACTACGAGGAGCAGCAGAAAACGGGCCACATCCATGGAGATCAGAGAAGACGCTCGACCAAAAAGAGCTTCAAAAAGAAGACCGCCTTGGCGGAGCAGCTCAACCGCAAGTATGTCAGATGCTGGCAAATTCTGGAGCGTATGATAAACCAGAATATATACGACGATATTGGCAACGACTATCGCTATTGGGAGGATCCGGCCGATGAGTATCGCGAAGGCGAGGGCAACCTGCTGCCACTTTGGAAGTTCCAATACGAGAAGACCAAGAAAATGAACGTCACCGAGATTACGTTCAATCCGAGCTACTACGATCTATTCGCCGTGTGCTTCGGTTCAC ATGATTTCCTAAAACAGCCCAATGAAGGCTATCTGTGCCTGTTCACCGTGAAGAACCCCTCGTATCCGGATTACATAA TTCAAACGGATTGCGGCGTCATGTGCTGTGATATCCATCCACACTATCCGTTCCTTGTGGTCATCGGCCTGTACGATGGCAATGTGGCCGTCTATGATCTGCGTGATGGCTGCAAGGAGCCCATGTACGTCTCTAGAGGAGTTAAATGTAAGCATGCCGAATGCGTTTGGCAGATCAAATGGGGACCGGACATGGTTGACGGCGAAATCAACTTCTATTCTGTTTCCTCCGATGGCTGCGTCTTTAACTGGATTCTGATGCAGAACAAACTGTGGGTAACCACCATAATTACGCTTTATCTAGAGAACGGCATTGCGGATGGACCGGATGGCACCAAAGTCACACTCAGAAGTGGCGGCTCCTGTGTTCAGTTCCATCCCACAGATACAGCCGTCTTTCTTGTCGGCACCGAATGCGGTCTGATCTACAAGTGCAGCACGGCGTTTAGCTCCAAGTATCTGATGACCTACTATGCACACAATATGTCCGTGTATCGCATCGACTACAATCGCTTTGATTCGAATATATTTGTGTCCTGTAGCGGAGATTGGCGCGTCAAGGTCTGGGAGGACATGCGAGCCGATCCGCTTTTCATATTCGACCTCGGCTCTGCCGTTGGCGATGTCAAATGGGCGCCCTATTCGAGCACCGTATTCGCAGCGGTCACCACCGAGGGCAAGGTGCATGTCTTCGACCTGAATGTGAACAAATACAAGCCCATATGCGTGCAGGCTGTGGTGCCCAAGCGCAAAAATAAACTGACCCGACTGGCCTTCAATGAGAAGCTGCCCTTCATTGTGGTGGGCGATGAGAA GGGAGTTACCACCTCCTTAAAACTGTCGCCCAACCTTCGCATCATGGTCAAGCCACCGAAGAAGCAGCTCTATCTCGACCAGCTGACACTGCAGAACGCAAAGCTGGAGAAGCTATTGTCCCTGGTAAGGGAGTTGCCGGAGGGTTCACCCGTGCCGGATGCAGCTACCACTGCACGGACTTAG
- the LOC6626173 gene encoding uncharacterized protein isoform X2, with protein sequence MDALTAFGLIYWLICMFLFGPMMFFVCVYLPEVPVRYVKSLRQQT encoded by the coding sequence ATGGACGCGTTAACAGCTTTTGGCTTGATTTATTGGCTGATCTGCATGTTTCTCTTTGGACCCATGATGTTCTTCGTCTGCGTTTATCTGCCCGAAGTGCCAGTGCGATATGTGAAGAGCCTGAGACAGCAAACATAG
- the LOC6626173 gene encoding uncharacterized protein isoform X1 yields the protein MDSVKSFFANPNKENNLANQQNGVTRRWATWNGNMQAHSDPGSVNAARRDPNRVDAKRKDSDNYFYIMWRA from the exons ATGGATAGCGTCAAGTCGTTTTTCGCCAACCCAAACAAAGAGAATAATCTGGCCAATCAGCAAAATGGCGTTACGCGTCGCTGGGCCACCTGGAACGGCAACATGCAGGCACACTCGGATCCGGGTTCGGTGAACGCGGCCAGGAGAGACCCGAACCGCGTCGATGCCAAGCGCAAGGATAGCGACAATTACTTCTATATCAT GTGGCGAGCTTAA
- the Balat gene encoding beta-alanine transporter isoform X1, with amino-acid sequence MDFDEVLKEVGAFGLYQKIIICSVLLPAALPCAFHAYSQLFIAATPKHWCRIPELEPWTQDYIQLVKNLSIPRDGHGAYAECAMFVRNYSEIVRYLEYRTPYELQKEQASKLLKVDEDSVVACQHGWHYDRSMYPSTVVQEWNLVCDRSFYVTLALVLFGVGGLVGNYVFGYLVDLWGRRPSFYAYLLLEIVACAASAFAWNYYSWLGLRFVVGLTVPAILASPYVLAIELVGPERRVFCTIVSNIAYSLGLVLLAVDTISLNENIEDLRFVYSKGVVYLVRDWRYLTLAVSLPLLMLFSCFFVLPESPRWLIAVGQTKRAVRILKVMARVNGMHVSRDFAERLQQRLSRTQPGETTHYGILDLFRGTNMRRKTLIVTLIWFANTSVYVGLSYYAPALGGDEIWNFFLAGAVELPTYLLLWPGLSYFGRRWILFISMLVGGVACVATVLYQQQAEVMLLLYCIGKMGISSAFVVLPLLASELYPTVVRGLGMSFSSVVAMTGPIIIPLINHMGQQMLVLPLIVMGALLIVGGFASLFLPETRGRNLPQTLEEGEAVPLSFLLCCCAESKPKSRQRGLGTSRMMPEEAATVYHRVGVGGPASCKIVCSICKKEMRTL; translated from the exons ATGGATTTCGATGAAGTACTTAAGGAGGTGGGCGCATTCGGCCTGTATCAGAAGATTATCATATGCTCGGTGCTGTTGCCGGCGGCATTGCCGTGCGCCTTTCACGCCTACAG TCAGTTGTTTATTGCAGCCACGCCGAAGCACTGGTGCCGCATCCCAGAGTTGGAGCCATGGACACAGGACTATATACAGCTCGTCAAGAACTTAAGTATTCCGCGGGACGGACACGGCGCCTATGCTGAGTGTGCCATGTTCGTCCGCAACTACAGTGAGATA GTGCGTTATCTGGAGTATCGTACGCCGTATGAGCTGCAAAAGGAGCAGGCGTCAAAGTTATTAAAGGTGGATGAGGATTCGGTTGTGGCCTGTCAGCATGGCTGGCATTACGATAGATCCATGTATCCCAGCACTGTCGTCCAAGAG TGGAACCTGGTCTGCGATAGGAGCTTCTACGTGACCCTTGCCCTAGTCCTCTTCGGCGTGGGTGGTCTGGTTGGCAACTATGTGTTTGGCTATCTGGTCGATCTGTGGGGTCGACGTCCCTCCTTCTACGCCTATCTCCTGCTCGAAATAGTGGCTTGTGCGGCCAGCGCCTTTGCCTGGAACTACTACTCATGGCTGGGTCTTCGTTTTGTCGTGGGCCTCACCGTGCCAGCCATATTGGCCAGTCCCTACGTCCTGGCAATCGAACTGGTGGGACCGGAGCGTCGGGTATTCTGCACAATTGTCTCCAACATTGCCTATTCTCTAGGCCTGGTCCTGCTCGCGGTAGATACAATCTCGCTGAACGAGAACATAGAAGATTTAAGATTTGTATATTCGAAGGGCGTGGTCTACTTAGTGCGTGACTGGCGATATCTGACACTGGCCGtatcgctgccgctgctgatgcTCTTCTCCTGCTTTTTCGTGCTGCCCGAGTCGCCACGTTGGCTGATAGCCGTGGGCCAGACAAAGCGGGCAGTGCGAATCCTCAAGGTCATGGCTCGTGTCAACGGAATGCATGTCTCGCGGGACTTTGCGgagcggctgcagcagcgacTAAGCCGGACACAGCCCGGGGAAACAACGCACTATGGCATTCTGGACCTCTTCCGCGGCACAAATATGCGACGCAAGACGCTGATTGTGACCCTGATCTGGTTCGCCAACACCAGCGTCTACGTGGGCCTCAGCTACTATGCCCCGGCGCTGGGTGGCGACGAGATCTGGAATTTCTTTCTTGCGGGCGCGGTGGAGCTGCCCACGTACCTGCTGCTCTGGCCTGGCCTTAGCTACTTTGGACGGCGTTGGATTCTCTTCATTTCCATGCTGGTCGGCGGAGTGGCCTGTGTGGCCACCGTGCTGTATCAGCAACAGGCGGAGGTGATGCTGCTCCTTTACTGCATTGGCAAAATGGGCATCTCATCGGCGTTCGTCGTATTGCCCCTGCTCGCCTCCGAGCTGTACCCAACCGTGGTGCGTGGCCTGGGCATGAGCTTCAGCTCCGTGGTGGCCATGACGGGGCCCATTATTATACCGTTAATTAATCACATG GGCCAGCAGATGCTGGTGCTGCCCCTGATTGTGATGGGCGCCCTGCTGATTGTCGGTGGCTTTGCCAGTCTCTTCCTGCCCGAGACGCGTGGCAGGAATCTGCCACAGACTCTGGAGGAAGGCGAAGCGGTTCCGCTCAGTTTTCTGCTCTGCTGTTGCGCAGAATCGAAGCCGAAAAGCCGACAAAGAGGTCTGGGCACGAGCCGGATGATGCCTGAGGAAGCTGCAACGGTTTATCACAGAGTCGGCGTTGGAGGTCCTGCGTCCTGCAAAATCGTTTGCAGCATTTGTAAAAAAGAAATGCGAACattgtaa
- the Balat gene encoding beta-alanine transporter isoform X2: protein MDFDEVLKEVGAFGLYQKIIICSVLLPAALPCAFHAYSQLFIAATPKHWCRIPELEPWTQDYIQLVKNLSIPRDGHGAYAECAMFVRNYSEIVRYLEYRTPYELQKEQASKLLKVDEDSVVACQHGWHYDRSMYPSTVVQEWNLVCDRSFYVTLALVLFGVGGLVGNYVFGYLVDLWGRRPSFYAYLLLEIVACAASAFAWNYYSWLGLRFVVGLTVPAILASPYVLAIELVGPERRVFCTIVSNIAYSLGLVLLAGVVYLVRDWRYLTLAVSLPLLMLFSCFFVLPESPRWLIAVGQTKRAVRILKVMARVNGMHVSRDFAERLQQRLSRTQPGETTHYGILDLFRGTNMRRKTLIVTLIWFANTSVYVGLSYYAPALGGDEIWNFFLAGAVELPTYLLLWPGLSYFGRRWILFISMLVGGVACVATVLYQQQAEVMLLLYCIGKMGISSAFVVLPLLASELYPTVVRGLGMSFSSVVAMTGPIIIPLINHMGQQMLVLPLIVMGALLIVGGFASLFLPETRGRNLPQTLEEGEAVPLSFLLCCCAESKPKSRQRGLGTSRMMPEEAATVYHRVGVGGPASCKIVCSICKKEMRTL, encoded by the exons ATGGATTTCGATGAAGTACTTAAGGAGGTGGGCGCATTCGGCCTGTATCAGAAGATTATCATATGCTCGGTGCTGTTGCCGGCGGCATTGCCGTGCGCCTTTCACGCCTACAG TCAGTTGTTTATTGCAGCCACGCCGAAGCACTGGTGCCGCATCCCAGAGTTGGAGCCATGGACACAGGACTATATACAGCTCGTCAAGAACTTAAGTATTCCGCGGGACGGACACGGCGCCTATGCTGAGTGTGCCATGTTCGTCCGCAACTACAGTGAGATA GTGCGTTATCTGGAGTATCGTACGCCGTATGAGCTGCAAAAGGAGCAGGCGTCAAAGTTATTAAAGGTGGATGAGGATTCGGTTGTGGCCTGTCAGCATGGCTGGCATTACGATAGATCCATGTATCCCAGCACTGTCGTCCAAGAG TGGAACCTGGTCTGCGATAGGAGCTTCTACGTGACCCTTGCCCTAGTCCTCTTCGGCGTGGGTGGTCTGGTTGGCAACTATGTGTTTGGCTATCTGGTCGATCTGTGGGGTCGACGTCCCTCCTTCTACGCCTATCTCCTGCTCGAAATAGTGGCTTGTGCGGCCAGCGCCTTTGCCTGGAACTACTACTCATGGCTGGGTCTTCGTTTTGTCGTGGGCCTCACCGTGCCAGCCATATTGGCCAGTCCCTACGTCCTGGCAATCGAACTGGTGGGACCGGAGCGTCGGGTATTCTGCACAATTGTCTCCAACATTGCCTATTCTCTAGGCCTGGTCCTGCTCGCG GGCGTGGTCTACTTAGTGCGTGACTGGCGATATCTGACACTGGCCGtatcgctgccgctgctgatgcTCTTCTCCTGCTTTTTCGTGCTGCCCGAGTCGCCACGTTGGCTGATAGCCGTGGGCCAGACAAAGCGGGCAGTGCGAATCCTCAAGGTCATGGCTCGTGTCAACGGAATGCATGTCTCGCGGGACTTTGCGgagcggctgcagcagcgacTAAGCCGGACACAGCCCGGGGAAACAACGCACTATGGCATTCTGGACCTCTTCCGCGGCACAAATATGCGACGCAAGACGCTGATTGTGACCCTGATCTGGTTCGCCAACACCAGCGTCTACGTGGGCCTCAGCTACTATGCCCCGGCGCTGGGTGGCGACGAGATCTGGAATTTCTTTCTTGCGGGCGCGGTGGAGCTGCCCACGTACCTGCTGCTCTGGCCTGGCCTTAGCTACTTTGGACGGCGTTGGATTCTCTTCATTTCCATGCTGGTCGGCGGAGTGGCCTGTGTGGCCACCGTGCTGTATCAGCAACAGGCGGAGGTGATGCTGCTCCTTTACTGCATTGGCAAAATGGGCATCTCATCGGCGTTCGTCGTATTGCCCCTGCTCGCCTCCGAGCTGTACCCAACCGTGGTGCGTGGCCTGGGCATGAGCTTCAGCTCCGTGGTGGCCATGACGGGGCCCATTATTATACCGTTAATTAATCACATG GGCCAGCAGATGCTGGTGCTGCCCCTGATTGTGATGGGCGCCCTGCTGATTGTCGGTGGCTTTGCCAGTCTCTTCCTGCCCGAGACGCGTGGCAGGAATCTGCCACAGACTCTGGAGGAAGGCGAAGCGGTTCCGCTCAGTTTTCTGCTCTGCTGTTGCGCAGAATCGAAGCCGAAAAGCCGACAAAGAGGTCTGGGCACGAGCCGGATGATGCCTGAGGAAGCTGCAACGGTTTATCACAGAGTCGGCGTTGGAGGTCCTGCGTCCTGCAAAATCGTTTGCAGCATTTGTAAAAAAGAAATGCGAACattgtaa
- the Lfg gene encoding protein lifeguard 1 isoform X2, producing MYHYQAGDNNGVYADAEADKSFAFDDQTIRKGFIRKVYLILMVQLLITFGFVSVFTFSKATQEWAMHNPALFWIALAVLLVTMICMACCESVRRKTPLNFIFLFLFTLAESFLLGIVAGQYQADEVLMAVGITAAVSLGLTIFALQTKYDFTMCGGVLVACLVVFLIFGIIAIFIPGQIIGLVYASLGALLFSVYLVYDTQLMLGGNHRYAISPEEYIFAALNLYLDIINIFMYILTIIGLARN from the exons ATGTATCATTACCAGGCAG GCGATAACAATGGCGTCTACGCGGATGCGGAGGCGGACAAGAGTTTCGCATTCGATGACCAGACCATACGCAAGGGCTTCATACGCAAGGTCTACCTGATACTGATG GTGCAACTGCTGATCACCTTTGGCTTTGTCAGCGTGTTCACCTTCTCGAAAGCGACCCAGGAGTGGGCAATGCACAATCCCGCGCTCTTCTGGATTGCGCTG GCTGTGCTGCTTGTGACGATGATCTGCATGGCCTGCTGCGAGAGCGTGCGCCGCAAGACGCCGCTCAACTTCATCTTTCTGTTCCTGTTCACGCTGGCCGAGTCCTTTCTACTGGGCATCGTTGCCGGCCAGTACCAGGCGGATGAGGTGCTCATGGCGGTGGGCATCACGGCAGCTGTCAGCCTTGGACTTACGATATTCGCGCTCCAAACGAAATACGACTTCACCATGTGCGGCGGAGTGCTGGTCGCCTGCCTGGTGGTGTTCCTTATATTCGGAATCATTGCGATCTTTATTCCCGGCCAAATTATTGGATTGGTCTACGCCTCGCTCGGTGCGCTTCTGTTCTCCGTCTATCTGGTGTACGACACCCAGCTCATGCTGGGCGGCAATCATAGGTACGCGATCAGTCCCGAGGAGTACATCTTTGCCGCACTGAACCTCTATCTGGACATAATCAACATCTTCATGTACATTCTCACCATCATCGGCCTGGCGCGCAACTAA
- the Lfg gene encoding protein lifeguard 1 isoform X1 — protein sequence MSNTHFQYGDNNGVYADAEADKSFAFDDQTIRKGFIRKVYLILMVQLLITFGFVSVFTFSKATQEWAMHNPALFWIALAVLLVTMICMACCESVRRKTPLNFIFLFLFTLAESFLLGIVAGQYQADEVLMAVGITAAVSLGLTIFALQTKYDFTMCGGVLVACLVVFLIFGIIAIFIPGQIIGLVYASLGALLFSVYLVYDTQLMLGGNHRYAISPEEYIFAALNLYLDIINIFMYILTIIGLARN from the exons atGAGCaatacccattttcaatacG GCGATAACAATGGCGTCTACGCGGATGCGGAGGCGGACAAGAGTTTCGCATTCGATGACCAGACCATACGCAAGGGCTTCATACGCAAGGTCTACCTGATACTGATG GTGCAACTGCTGATCACCTTTGGCTTTGTCAGCGTGTTCACCTTCTCGAAAGCGACCCAGGAGTGGGCAATGCACAATCCCGCGCTCTTCTGGATTGCGCTG GCTGTGCTGCTTGTGACGATGATCTGCATGGCCTGCTGCGAGAGCGTGCGCCGCAAGACGCCGCTCAACTTCATCTTTCTGTTCCTGTTCACGCTGGCCGAGTCCTTTCTACTGGGCATCGTTGCCGGCCAGTACCAGGCGGATGAGGTGCTCATGGCGGTGGGCATCACGGCAGCTGTCAGCCTTGGACTTACGATATTCGCGCTCCAAACGAAATACGACTTCACCATGTGCGGCGGAGTGCTGGTCGCCTGCCTGGTGGTGTTCCTTATATTCGGAATCATTGCGATCTTTATTCCCGGCCAAATTATTGGATTGGTCTACGCCTCGCTCGGTGCGCTTCTGTTCTCCGTCTATCTGGTGTACGACACCCAGCTCATGCTGGGCGGCAATCATAGGTACGCGATCAGTCCCGAGGAGTACATCTTTGCCGCACTGAACCTCTATCTGGACATAATCAACATCTTCATGTACATTCTCACCATCATCGGCCTGGCGCGCAACTAA
- the Nmda1 gene encoding protein lifeguard 1 isoform X2 → MQDPNQQYNYGGGYPPQGGYGGGYPQGPPQGGYPPQGGYPPQGGYPPQGGYPPQGYPPYAQGGAQPYPPPGGYAPQPGFVQPPSDGYGSYDDPEGQPKNFSFDDQSIRRGFIRKVYIILMGQLLVTFGAVALFSFHNGTKNFVHSNRWLFWVALGVLVVTMLAMACCESVRRQTPTNFIFLGIFTVAQSFLLGVSASTYGQTEVLMAVGITAAVCLALTIFAMQTKVDFTMMGGVLLACLVVFMIFGIVAIFFKGKIITLVYASFGALLFSVYLIYDTQLMMGGDHKYSISPEEYIFAALNLYLDIVNIFIYILTIIGASRD, encoded by the exons ATGCAGG ATCCCAATCAGCAATACAACTATGGTGGTGGCTACCCGCCACAGGGTGGTTATGGCGGTGGTTATCCCCAGGGACCGCCACAAGGCGGTTATCCGCCGCAAGGAGGCTATCCGCCCCAAGGTGGTTATCCGCCGCAAGGAGGCTATCCGCCTCAAGGATATCCCCCTTACGCCCAGGGCGGCGCTCAACCATATCCGCCTCCGGGCGGATATGCGCCTCAGCCTGGCTTTGTTCAACCACCTTCTGATGGCTACGGGTCCTACGATGATCCGGAGGGTCAGCCCAAGAACTTTTCATTTGACGACCAGAGCATCCGTCGCGGATTCATACGCAAAGTTTACATTATTCTAATG GGTCAACTCTTGGTCACCTTCGGAGCTGTAGCACTGTTTTCCTTCCACAATGGCACTAAGAATTTTGTACATAGCAATAGATGGCTCTTTTGGGTAGCTCTGGGCGTTTTGGTCGTGACCATGTTGGCCATGGCCTGCTGCGAAAGCGTGCGCCGCCAGACTCCGACCAACTTTATATTCTTGGGAATATTTACAGTGGCGCAATCATTCCTCTTGGGTGTATCAGCTAGTACCTACGGTCAGACAGAG GTTTTAATGGCGGTGGGCATAACGGCTGCTGTTTGTCTGGCACTCACAATATTTGCCATGCAAACCAAGGTGGACTTTACCATGATGGGCGGCGTATTACTCGCTTGCTTGGTGGTCTTTATGATATTTGGCATTGTGGCCATATTTTTCAAGGGCAAAATTATAACGCTGGTCTATGCGTCGTTTGGTGCGCTGCTCTTCTCTGTATATCTGATATACGACACTCAGCTGATGATGGGCGGAGATCATAAGTACTCTATAAGTCCCGAGGAGTATATCTTTGCTGCTCTGAATCTGTACTTGGACATTGTcaacattttcatatatattctaaccATAATTGGCGCCTCGCGGGACTAA
- the Nmda1 gene encoding protein lifeguard 1 isoform X1, producing the protein MSWQSVPQYPQYQDPNQQYNYGGGYPPQGGYGGGYPQGPPQGGYPPQGGYPPQGGYPPQGGYPPQGYPPYAQGGAQPYPPPGGYAPQPGFVQPPSDGYGSYDDPEGQPKNFSFDDQSIRRGFIRKVYIILMGQLLVTFGAVALFSFHNGTKNFVHSNRWLFWVALGVLVVTMLAMACCESVRRQTPTNFIFLGIFTVAQSFLLGVSASTYGQTEVLMAVGITAAVCLALTIFAMQTKVDFTMMGGVLLACLVVFMIFGIVAIFFKGKIITLVYASFGALLFSVYLIYDTQLMMGGDHKYSISPEEYIFAALNLYLDIVNIFIYILTIIGASRD; encoded by the exons ATGTCGTGGCAAAGTGTCCCTCAATATCCTCAATACCAAG ATCCCAATCAGCAATACAACTATGGTGGTGGCTACCCGCCACAGGGTGGTTATGGCGGTGGTTATCCCCAGGGACCGCCACAAGGCGGTTATCCGCCGCAAGGAGGCTATCCGCCCCAAGGTGGTTATCCGCCGCAAGGAGGCTATCCGCCTCAAGGATATCCCCCTTACGCCCAGGGCGGCGCTCAACCATATCCGCCTCCGGGCGGATATGCGCCTCAGCCTGGCTTTGTTCAACCACCTTCTGATGGCTACGGGTCCTACGATGATCCGGAGGGTCAGCCCAAGAACTTTTCATTTGACGACCAGAGCATCCGTCGCGGATTCATACGCAAAGTTTACATTATTCTAATG GGTCAACTCTTGGTCACCTTCGGAGCTGTAGCACTGTTTTCCTTCCACAATGGCACTAAGAATTTTGTACATAGCAATAGATGGCTCTTTTGGGTAGCTCTGGGCGTTTTGGTCGTGACCATGTTGGCCATGGCCTGCTGCGAAAGCGTGCGCCGCCAGACTCCGACCAACTTTATATTCTTGGGAATATTTACAGTGGCGCAATCATTCCTCTTGGGTGTATCAGCTAGTACCTACGGTCAGACAGAG GTTTTAATGGCGGTGGGCATAACGGCTGCTGTTTGTCTGGCACTCACAATATTTGCCATGCAAACCAAGGTGGACTTTACCATGATGGGCGGCGTATTACTCGCTTGCTTGGTGGTCTTTATGATATTTGGCATTGTGGCCATATTTTTCAAGGGCAAAATTATAACGCTGGTCTATGCGTCGTTTGGTGCGCTGCTCTTCTCTGTATATCTGATATACGACACTCAGCTGATGATGGGCGGAGATCATAAGTACTCTATAAGTCCCGAGGAGTATATCTTTGCTGCTCTGAATCTGTACTTGGACATTGTcaacattttcatatatattctaaccATAATTGGCGCCTCGCGGGACTAA